A genomic segment from Legionella quinlivanii encodes:
- the cydP gene encoding cytochrome oxidase putative small subunit CydP, protein MRSLSREILITFAVKIVLLIALWFFCFHHIEKPQSFKQYLFGSPVTMEAIAER, encoded by the coding sequence ATGCGTTCCCTTTCCCGTGAAATTCTGATTACGTTTGCGGTAAAAATCGTTCTTCTCATTGCTTTGTGGTTTTTTTGCTTTCATCACATCGAAAAGCCCCAGTCGTTCAAGCAATATCTATTTGGTTCACCGGTGACAATGGAGGCTATCGCAGAACGTTAA